ATGAGGGCCACAGAGCTGCCTTCTCCAGCATAGCTCAGCTTGTCAGTGGATTTTTCTCGGTGAGTAAAGGAAACagggtgtgtgtacgtgcatgcacATCTTGTTCATTTTTTTACTTTGTGTAATTGTAGGATACAGACCTGGTTCCCAGTGACATCGCAGCAGGTTTGGCTCTGCTACACCAGGAGCAGGATAAGATGGAGCAGTGTAGAGATCCAGACGAGGCCCTATCTCACAGCCCCTCATCACCTATCGTAAGTCCTGGAGTCAGTCAATTAATCAGTGAgtctgtcaatcaatcaatcagttgccttggtgtgtgtgtaggcagaAGATCTTGAGGCAGAGCTGGAGAAGGCAACCCACTGTATGCAATTTGCTGTAGCTGCATATGGCTGGCCCATGTATGTCTATTCCAACCCTCTCACCGGAGCCTGCAGACTCAGCAGGGACTGGTAAGACTGTGGCACCTCTAATTTAATGTGCTCATCCTTAACGATTTTTGAGCTGGGGTGTGAAAGTAATTTGTCCTACATATTTGTGAACAGCAATATCAAGAACAGTGGACATCAGTGTATTAAGTAACTTCATGAACAAAAACACAAGCACACATatgtactgtaaacacataccGTGGCAAGTATgcgaaccctttggaattaccctGATTTCTGAATTAATTGGCCATTAAATTTTTATCTGACCTTCATCTGGCACAACAATAGTCAAACACAGTGtgtttaaactaataacacacaaattattgtatttttcttgtctatattgaatatataatttaaacattcacagtgtaggttggaaaacgTATGttaacccctaggctaatgacttctccaaaagctaattggaatCAGGAGtcgctaacctggagtccaatcaatgagacgagattggagatgttggttagagctgccctgttctataaaaacactcacacaatttgagtttgctattcacaacaagcattgcctgatgtgaaccatgccttgaacaaaagAGATTTCAGAAGACCTAATATTAAGAatggttgacttgcataaagctggaaagggttacaaaagtatctctaaaagccttgatgttcatcagtccacagtaagacaaattgtctataaatggagaaagtttgGCACTGTTGCTACTCCCTAGGAGTtgctgtcctgcaaagatgactgcagaATGCGCAATGAGGTTAAGAataatcctagagtgtcagctaaagacttacagaaatctctggaacatgctaacatctctatTGACGAGTGTACGGTACGTAAAatactaaacaagaatggtgttcatgggaggacaccacggaagaagccagtgctgtccaaaaaaaacattgctgaacgtctgaagttcgcaaaagagtacctggatgttccacagcgctactggcaaaatattctggggacagatgaaactacagttgagttgtttgtaaggaacacacaacacaatatgtggagaaaaaaaaggcacagcacaccaacatcaaaacctcatccccactgtaaagtttggtggagggagcctagacagcttgctatcatcgaccaGAAAAACATGGGAATTAATTTATCAAAACCTTACCTTCTCCTGAAAAATGTCaactgtccgccaattgaagctcaaccaaagttgggtgatgcaacaggacaacaacccaaaacacacaagtaaatcaacaacagattggcttcaacagaagaaaatacgccttctggagtagcccagtcagagtcctaatctcaacccaattgagatgctgtggcatgacctcgagagcaCTTTACACCAGACATCCCATGAATATAGCTGAATTGAAATAGTTTTAAGacgaatggtccaaaattcctcctgactgttgtgcaggtctgatctgttactacagaaaacatttggttgaggttattgctgcaaTGGAGGCTCAACCAGTTATTCAATCTAAAGGTTCACATACTTGTTctcaccctgcactgtgaatgtttacacggtgtgttcaataaagccATGAAAACGTATCATTgtttgttattagtttaagcagactatttgtctattgttgtgacttagatgatcagatccaattttatgaccaatttatgcagaaatccagttatttccaaagggttcacataccttttcttgccactgtatgtactgtaaaCACATATATGCCCATATACTGTATGTTTCAGCTGTAAGACCCAGTCTGCTGAGTATGACATTGTCGGAGGAGACAATATGGGCTGCcatttctcctctgtcctccacagcACCGgcctacagtacagagacttcaTCTACGTTAGCTTTCACAACCAGGTACTTCAACTCAGGGCAAATCTCAAGTGAGATCCTATTCCCCCATTAGTGTGCTGCCCGTTGGCCAGTGTTGAATTCTCTAGTTCTGATAAATATAACTCTGTCTGTTCCAGATCTATGAGATTCCGTTCTTTGTGGCTCTGGACCATAAGAGAGCGGCAGTACTGGTGGCTATcagaggaacactgtcactacgGGTGAGACTTCTCATCACTCTAAACCTCCTGTCTATCCATCTCAATCTTTCACTAGTTAATGTACATTTCTGTGTAGGATTTGCTGACTGACCTGTCTGCAGACTGTGAGAACCTTCCAGTAGAGGGAGTGTCAGGAGCATGCTATGCTCACAAGGTAGGTGGAATaatcacattacatttacattttagtcagcTCTCACCCAGAATGACTTACAGTTGTGAGTGGGTACCTTTTCATACTTTTTCATACTGGcccctgtgggaattgaacccacaaccctagtaCTGCAAGCGGGGCCACGGGACCAAACTTAACTTATATTGAGCTTTAATTTCTTAGAATTTCTATCAAATCATAACTCATCTACCAAGGGAGGTTTTGGTAGACATGAGCTGGCTGTAACCTCTTATGTTCCACAGGGCATGTCTCAGGCAGCCAGCTACATCTGTAAGAAACTCCTCAACGATGGCATTCTAAACCAGGCTTTCACCATCGCGCCTGTAAGAGCCCTCACATTTCCTCTCTCGGATAAAGTACATTCGTTGAATATAACCCTAAAATCAccaactgtgtgtgtttgtgttttttcaGGAGTACAAGCTAGTCATCACAGGCCACAGTCTTGGAGGGGGTACAGCCTCTCTCCTGGCCATTCTATTACGGAGCTCCTTTCCCACCCTGCAGTGTTACGCCTTCTCTCCACCAGGGGGACTCATGAGGTAACAAGTTCAACACACATCAAAAGAAAGCATGTTTAGCATTACATCAAGCGTTGATTTAACTTGGTGTAATGTACATAGTATTAGATTGATTTCCCTTTGTGCTCTCTCTGCAGTAAAGCCCTGGCTGATTTCTCCAAGGAGTTTGTAGTGTCTGTGGTGCTGGGGAAGGACTTGGTGccaaggtgaggaggagaggagccccCCTCAACCCATCCCTCTGGTTATGGAGACCCTCTGTGCTCCCATGTTTATCTCAAACAAACTGTGCTTTATTAATGAGTTTCTGTTATGAGTTTCTCACTATTACACATtattaggggcggcaggtagcctagtggttagagcgttggactagtgggttgcaagatcgaatccccgagctgaccaggtaaaaatttgtcgttctgcccctgaacaaggcagttaactgttcctaggccgtcattgtaaataagaatttgttcttaactgacttgcctagttaaataaaggtaaaaaatagaAATAATAATTATACTAGTACACACAGTGGACCAGGATAGGGACTGGGAAACACTTGTTCCTTGTAtgcatgtaataataataatatgggcCATTTAGCTGATGCTTTTTATCCAGTGACTTAGTCATGCATACTTTTTACGGATGGGTGGCCCCggaaatcgaacccacaaccttaGCAGTGCATGCTCTACTGACggatctacagaggaccatgctctactgacggatctacagaggaccatgctctactgacggatctacagaggaccatgctctactgacggatctacagaggaccatgctctactgactgatctacagaggaccatgctctaccgaCGGATCTACAGAGGAccaatctagaattggcttcctattttgcaacaaagcctccttcactcatgctgccaaacataccctcgtaaaactgattatcctaccaatccttgacttcagcgatgtcatttacaaattaacctccaacactctacttggatgcagtctatcagtgtcatccgttttgtcaccaaagccccatatactacccaccactgtgaccagtatgctctcgttggctggtcctcactacatatttgtccccaaacccactggctccaggtcatctataagtctttgctaggtaataataatataataatatatgccatttagcagacg
This genomic interval from Oncorhynchus keta strain PuntledgeMale-10-30-2019 chromosome 2, Oket_V2, whole genome shotgun sequence contains the following:
- the LOC118397227 gene encoding diacylglycerol lipase-beta-like isoform X3, whose product is MLYVPELIWAILGAIWVSDDSQGCQPAEVGAVIAAVVASWILLLSTGVGVLFVFDPLGSTHPGPQSQELLGVRDLESSQGSQLLSTARSVAVRVWESRLRLLCCCLPRDEGHRAAFSSIAQLVSGFFSDTDLVPSDIAAGLALLHQEQDKMEQCRDPDEALSHSPSSPIAEDLEAELEKATHCMQFAVAAYGWPMYVYSNPLTGACRLSRDCCKTQSAEYDIVGGDNMGCHFSSVLHSTGLQYRDFIYVSFHNQIYEIPFFVALDHKRAAVLVAIRGTLSLRDLLTDLSADCENLPVEGVSGACYAHKGMSQAASYICKKLLNDGILNQAFTIAPEYKLVITGHSLGGGTASLLAILLRSSFPTLQCYAFSPPGGLMSKALADFSKEFVVSVVLGKDLVPRLSYPNMEDLKRRILKIVSNCNKPKYRILLQGCWYELFGGEPDDFPTEMDNRLKEELNQPLLGEESLLIHSSSSYQGLASEKSPVHGSHLPLYLPGRILHITEDGPARRSCFSQVRYRVEWSSETVFRSVLISPRMMADHMPDAVLLSLRSLTQDRPFNLCPSSLSNSHLNVI